The Triticum urartu cultivar G1812 chromosome 5, Tu2.1, whole genome shotgun sequence genome contains the following window.
tatttccggacggagggagtactacataaTATAAATAGTTTAGAATagaaagtactccctccgtaaagaaatataagagcgtttagagtagtgatctaaacgctcttatatttctttacagagggagatctaaacgctcttatatttctttacggagggagtacatgcaaACGACATTTGAATTTTAACTTAACCGGGCAGAGAATTTCAAATCTAAAAGGATGGTGGAAAGGGTGGTAAGATTTTAAATTCAGTTAAGCTGCGTATTAGTGGGACTGAAGAGGATAAAAACCTGCTGGAAGAGAACCAGTCCTCCTCCAATAGTGAAGGCTTTCAAGCTTGCTCCCTCGAATACTTGAAAAATGCTTCCTTCAGCTTGATCTGCGTAAGCAGCCTTAATTGAGGAAAGATTATTTTCAATCTCATCTGTCAAAACCTTGTCGCTTGCTGAAGGGCCCTTCAGTCTTCTCAGGGCATTCATTGCCTTCTTTTTGTTGTCTTCCACAGGGCCTTTTCCCTGCACTGCCCTGAGAAGTAGCCATCTAGGTGAAGGTGGTAGACTCCACATACCAACAGCCATTATAGCAGCCAGTGGAGCACTAAAACCAAACATGTACCGCCATCCTCCTACAACATCGATTTCATAGCTCCCTACGAGGTATCCAAACTGTAAATTGTTAAAATAATAAATGGTCAGCCGGCATCAGATCATGCATTTTATTGTACGAGAATATAGTGTGTTTAGGCAAATACTATATGACAAGATAGTTACCAGTATTCCTCCTACAATAAACAGCTCCTTAAAAGATATCAATGTCCCACGTATTTGTGAAGGACAAGTCTCTGCAATATAAAGGGGAGCACCATGCATTGCCTGGAACAGAGCATCATGGTAGTTCAGTGGCATGACTGAAAGGTAGAGAACACAAACAGACACTTCTATCCATTCAAGCTTTTAGTTGATCACAAATATGTTCCTTTGACTCGTGTTCCTCCCAGTTTCCCCTTTTTGGGAGTTTTGGGGTGGTAAAAAGGGTGTTTGATAGAAATACTTGTGCTTGCAGCTACTCACCAAACCAATGCCAACGCCATAAAGGAGACGACCTATGATCAGGACTACAAAATTAGGAGCTAATCCAGTGGTCAAAGCACCAGAAATATATAATGCAGCTGCTGTCATCAACTCTATTCTTCTTCCTGCAACAAGATGGGTAGTAGCAGTTATTTCGCTTCATCTTCAAAGAATACATAATAAGGAATACTGAAGCACACTGTCGTTTCAAATCACCTAGAAAATCTGCAATGCGGTATGCAAGAATGGACCCACCAAGAGCACCATAAAGTGAACCACTGGCCTAAATAACATGACAATAAAGCTCATTAAAGCACAACATTTTTCCTGACTACATGGTAAAAACAATGTTCTTGATTAATGATTAGGAATGTGGGGCGTAAGCTTATAAAACACAGGGATCTCCCAAAAGGCTTACCACAAGCCCTAGCTGCAGAGAAGAGAGGTTGAACCAGGTGGTGCCACTGAGCTCAGCAGACTGAAGAATGAGGAAGAAACCATGTGAGGGCAAACATCAACTATAGGAAATAGTGGAACAATCAAATTGGGACTTACGTGCACAGATATGGTCGCTCCAGAAGTTGCGCCGATGTCATAACCGAAAAGGAGGCCACCCAATGCAGGGAACACGAACCTAGGTTCCAAACATTGGCTCATTAGTACTAAAAAAGCTCGACATACTTTCGTGCCGACCCTATATATGTTGTATCTTCCAATTGATAAACCAAACAGAATTGCAACGACAAGTAACACTGGACCAAACCCAGATGCAACAGTTGTCTGCAGTCGATCTGGTATGCAAATCTAACATATCCTTAACTATATGACGCATTTGTATGACCGCTTTAAACGCAACTGCGCAAGGATCACGGTTTGGAACAAAATTCCTGACAGTCTAGTACGGAGTATCTAGGCAGCATACATAGCATAAGACGATGTTAAATCAGGTTGCACATTTCTTACAGTGCACTACATCATTGCTAATTCCACGCTAAGCTGCAGCCCAAATTCAACACGGCGGACAAAGCAGAACTACTAAGCAATGTATCCATGATGCACAGAAGCAGTAGGTTCGATTCTTCCCCAGATGGTTGATTTGCGCGATCTGGAACGCTTGATTCGAGCTAGAAATGCATTTATCCCCAAATGCCACTAAAGGATGGGGGGGCGAGGGGTTATAAGCTCACGGGAGGATGACGGCCGCCAGCGAGTAGTCCGCTCCCGCCGCCGCGCCATCGCCGGCGTCCTTCGCCGACTCGTCGGCGCCCTGCGCGTGCGTCCGCACCTGCACATCACCGCCCATGTCGTCAAAAGACCGCCGCGCCCGGATTCCGCCCAAGAATAGAAGGCGCGGGGATTCGCTATATTTGGGGCGGCGAGGACTGGGGTCGTGCGCAGTACGCGGAGCCGACGGTGcgcagtggcggcggcggcggccgacacGGGGCGGAGGAGCGGCTCCGCGTCCCGCGAGGACACGTGGAGGGCATCCATCCCCACGGCGGCGCCGCCGAGACGGTGGGGTCTGCGCTGTGGGCGAGGTAGGCGGCGGGGGCGGGCGGGGAGAGAGATGGAGGCGCGCGCGCCGGTTGCTAGTGGCCGGGGGAGGCAGACACTCGTCGCCATGGCCATGCTTCCAGGCTTAGCTTTGGCACGTTGAGCCTAGCGCATATAttataaaatataaaataaatgACAGATTTTACAATAGTGCTGATATTTTCTTAGCCCTTGTGAATTTTAATGGACAGGTGAGGGATTAGAACGAAAATTAAACACAGGACACCGTAAGCAGGCGAGGGACCAAAATTTAATTTTAAAGAATTGGCAGGGGCCGCGCGAACGCGTACCCCCTCTACCATAAATTATGACGTTCACTCTCCCACTTGGGGAGATGATAGGCCAGCGCACCCACCACGTGCAATGTGGGCCACTAACCTAGGCCACGAGCCTTCTTGATCGCTCGTCGACCCCGTCCAGGTAAGTATGGAACAAGGTGGCACCACGCGCTCATTATATAACGAGCTCTCGCGCCCGACGCTCCTCGCTAGGCGAGGTGGTACTAAAAACTGAGAGCGCAGCGGCAGCGGAGGCGTGGTTCAGTGGGCTGGTGTTTGCTGTATCTGGGCCTCAGCAAAGGATAGACGGACTTGGGCTTTGAGAGCCGTACAGCAGCTTTGTGCTGGTTGTTCACTCAAATCCCTGTTCTCGAAAAAAAAAGTCCACTGCTTTTCAAGAAAAAATGGGGTACCACTCAAACTGCACTCAGGAAAGAAAAGGTACTACTCGAACCCATGGCAAAATTTTCATTCCCTGAAAGAAGAGACGGAATCACAGCAACATACATGTACATGTATCGATAATCCCATTTTGGAAGAGTATCATGAATTGGATGCCACCTTTCCTCGAGATGTTGCAATATAGATTAGCAAATCACTCTTGCTCTGTTCAAAACTGATCTGATTCTTCTCATTCAAGATAGACATAGTAGAAAATATGTCATTATGTTTCTCCATTATActacctccgttccgaattacttgttttgaatttgtctagatacggataccttcgtatctagacaaatctaagacaagtacttcctccgttctgaattacttgtcttggatttgtctagatacggatgtatctagactcattttagtgctagataccttcgtatctagacaaatctaagataagtaattcggaacgaagggagtaattcgaaacggagggagtactatattGCACACTCCCTGTGTTGAGCCATCTCTGATTTTTCCTATTCTTCAACTTATGTTTTTTATTTATCAGATTGTGCTACGGATCGTATGGTGCTCGGCATTTTGCTCCATAGGTCTCTTGCTGCTCGGATTGGCTTCATTGCTTCATATGTCTCTTTATACTCACATTGGTACGGAAGTTGTCATCTTTAAATCTTAAATATTTACACCATTGTCTTGGAGAATGGTTTCATACAATATGCAGCATCATTGATAAAAGATCTATTGTTCATCACAACCTCTACTTGATGGTTAAATACCAAGCTCAAGTAGAGCAAAGGTCAATCATATGGTTTGTACAAAAATATTTTCAAGTATATGAAAAAAGGATGTGATTGTGCTAGATTTTGAATATAGTCTAATGATGGAACATATGATACATAAAGTGAAATAATCAGTCAAATAGATAATAATCTAGAATGTCGCTATATTACACCAAATGAGGTTGCTTGGCGCTCGCTAGACTATGATCTTCATGATGCATGCCCTTCCATGGGAAGACTCGATGCTATATTTGGTTTCTCAGTCGACAATGAACAAAATGTTGCCCTAAAAAAGGTTAGGAAATATCACTCAGAAAGTATCTTCTTGGGCCTAATTTTAACCATATTTTCCTAGAAAAAAGAATATCTTGAGCTATGAAATACTTGTGTCCAATGTGGGCCGGTCTGTGTCCCATGTCTTATTCTTCCTCGCCGGCAACCCACAACTTCACTTCTCGGTGCTCATGGTCATCGAGGACACCAGACATGGAAACAACGAGGACTTGAAGGACAGCCGCCACCGAAGATTTATACTAGGTTAACTTCTGGACGCTTTTGTTTAATGGATTATGTTGAAAATGTAATGAGTGTGTTTCAATTTAAATGAAAATCATCCGATCAATTTGTTCATATTCTATTTGAAATATATGCAGACATGGTTGGACGGCCAGCTCCCATATAACTTTCCACGGACGGATACATTGGCCTTTTTAGGAGTCCGTGTTGAAGATGCCCTTATGCTGCAACTCTCATGGATGATATAATTATGGTTTGATGCCAATAAAACTACCTATGATGGTTTGTCGAATTCATGTCAAAAAAATTGAGCAAACGGCACGAGCTCTACCTTTTCATATAGAAGAAGATAATTGACCAGTTTATCTATAAAATTAGTCAAAAACCGATACATAGCCAATTGCGCTGGCCTCGAGCCTGCAATCCATGTGAGACAGTGACTCTGCCGCACAAGCAACCAGAGTCGACACTCCACCACATGATCCGGAGTCGTTGCTCCGGCACACACACCGGCCCCGAGGCGCGTACTGGGCGAGTAGACAACTCCGCCGCCCAAGCAGCCAGAGACGACACTCCATAACACGACCCAGAGCCGCCGCTTCGCCATACAACCTAAAACGATTTCCCTATTCCCCCACCTCTTTGAAAGATTTTGCCCTCCCTCCTTTGTGAGGAAGATTTGTTTACCTTTTTAGCTGCCAGTGGTGGTTTTTGGCGGTCTAGGTGTGCGTGTTGGTGCATTTTTTTCATAGCTAGCTCAAAGTGATTCATTTCGGGATAATGTACATATATGACGTGTTTGGTTGTCTGCACCATTTTTTGCCCCTTTGCACATTCATCTCGGGTCAGCATGATTGAGCTAATGTAGGCAAATAACCAACATATACATATTGATTGATTGCCTGCATCCCCTCTAGCCTGCATGTGACAGAATGGAAGGCAAGCTATTTGGTCTCAGGCTTGCTTTGGAAGAAACACAAGTCCGGTTGTTTGGTTACATGCAACACAATTGTCTGGTAACCTCCTCGATGAGTTGGTGAGGTTACCAGAGACACACGTATATAGCATAAGATGAAACTAGAGCAGGTAGAACAAACCAGAGACACACATAACCAGCATAAGAACAAGTTTAACATAATACGAGCCATTTTAAACCAAATCAACAACACATAATAGTCTTAAAACCAAACCAGGCAAAATGACCTCTCTAGACGCTCACTGCGAAGACGTCACCGTGCTTCTTGCACTTGGTGACCACCTCCATGCCATCGTCACTGAAGACGATCACCTTCAGTGTGTCGGGGGTCAGCAGCTTGAAGGTGGCCGTGTAGCCGATCCTAATTTGGTGGACAACGGTGAAGGGAGGCAAACCCTCATCAAGTGTGACCCTCCCATTAATAACCCGGACCGTGACCCTTCACGTGCAGCCAGTGTTCATTTTCAGCTAGAACTCATGAGGGACGGGGACATGCTTCATGAAGTCTAAATGACGGTATCCTGGACTAGGGAGTGCCAACCTAGTCGGCCCATAGTCCTCGAGTGGGCATGTAGGCCTTCATTCTCCATCAGGTGGACTCTGGAAGCTACACGCCTGGACGTGATCAAGATCGCATCTACCGAAGACTTGGCGTATACTCCAAGATATCTCATGCCGCCTCCATGCGTACCCCTGGATACCGACCATGTAACCCTAGATGTCCTACCCAGCGTGTATATAAACCAGATGGTTTAGCCCGTAGAGGGGACCCTTATCGCAATCACATCCATCTAGCCCTAGAGTAAGGTCTCTCAtcacgatctcgaggtagatcaagcTTGTACCCAatacatcatcatcatcatcatcagtaCAATCAAAGCAAGACGTAGAGTAttacctcttcgagagggcccgaacataGGTAAACATTGTCTCCTTCATCCCGGTTACTATCGATCCAAGATCCATAGCTCGAGACCGCCTGCTCCGAGGTCTGTCATTTTTACCACTGACACTAGGGGTATAGACAGGCACTCCAACTTCGGGGCAATGATCACCTTACAAAGTGGGCTGGCCTTGCCTCATTGGGATAGTGGTCGTAGTCCCCCCCCCTTGCCGCTAGGGTGCTCCTACAACACCATGTCGTCCTCCAAGGGCGACACCACCTCCTTGCCCCTGGTCCAAGGGCAACACAACATCCTTGCCCCTGTCCAAGGGTGACACCACCTCCTTGCCCTTCTCTCTAGGCGCCACCACCTCCATGTTGAATTGCATTATGAACATCATGAAGTTTAGAGATCAGCATTCATGCCTATCGTCCAGAGCTCCTATATTTACACAccctactgttggggaacgtagtaatttcaaattttcctacgcacacgcaagatcatggtgatgcatagcaacgagagggaagagtgtgtccacgtaccctcgtagaccgaaaacggaagcgttagcacaactcggttgatgtagtcgtacgtcttcacgatccgaccg
Protein-coding sequences here:
- the LOC125511194 gene encoding D-xylose-proton symporter-like 3, chloroplastic; its protein translation is MAMATSVCLPRPLATGARASISLPARPRRLPRPQRRPHRLGGAAVGMDALHVSSRDAEPLLRPVSAAAAATAHRRLRVRTHAQGADESAKDAGDGAAAGADYSLAAVILPFVFPALGGLLFGYDIGATSGATISVHSAELSGTTWFNLSSLQLGLVASGSLYGALGGSILAYRIADFLGRRIELMTAAALYISGALTTGLAPNFVVLIIGRLLYGVGIGLAMHGAPLYIAETCPSQIRGTLISFKELFIVGGILFGYLVGSYEIDVVGGWRYMFGFSAPLAAIMAVGMWSLPPSPRWLLLRAVQGKGPVEDNKKKAMNALRRLKGPSASDKVLTDEIENNLSSIKAAYADQAEGSIFQVFEGASLKAFTIGGGLVLFQQITGQPSVLYYATSILQTAGFTTASDAAKVSILIGLFKFVMTGVAVLKVDDLGRRPLMIGGVSGITVALFLLAAYYKVLSGFPYVAVGALLLYVGCYQLSFGPISWLMVSEIFPLRTRGRGISLAVLTNFGSNALVTFAFSPLQGYLGPANVFLLFAAISLLALLFVILNVPETKGLSLEEIESKILKK